One region of Rhodophyticola sp. CCM32 genomic DNA includes:
- a CDS encoding GTA head formation protein, RCAP_rcc01685 family → MKEREAGGSRFLYDPFDVANARIEANERVLEERWLALTFRLKAIETALERLEKRLWLAVFGVVSVILAQGVAELIQMSSGG, encoded by the coding sequence ATGAAAGAGCGTGAGGCCGGGGGCTCCCGGTTTCTGTATGACCCGTTTGATGTGGCCAATGCCCGGATCGAGGCCAATGAGCGGGTGCTGGAAGAGCGCTGGCTGGCGCTGACCTTTCGGTTGAAAGCGATCGAGACTGCCCTGGAGCGGCTGGAAAAGCGGCTGTGGCTGGCGGTTTTTGGCGTGGTCAGCGTGATCCTGGCCCAGGGTGTGGCCGAGCTGATCCAGATGAGTTCTGGCGGATAG
- a CDS encoding head-tail connector protein: MMMVELTSVSSAALPVAELTDHLRLATGFADDGSQDGQLESCLRAALSSIEARIGKALYQRRFAWQLSKWQSDEVQALPLAPVESIESIKVISRSGVETVLDSDRYVLRSDTHRPDILGLGGALPSPSQGGTIEIEFTAGYSADWSGVPADLRQAVMIQAAEFYGGRADHDTGLPFAVTVLIEPYRAIRLRGGTT, encoded by the coding sequence ATGATGATGGTCGAATTGACCTCGGTATCCAGTGCGGCCCTGCCAGTGGCGGAACTGACCGATCATTTGCGACTGGCCACCGGGTTCGCCGATGATGGCAGCCAGGACGGGCAGTTGGAAAGCTGCCTGCGCGCGGCCCTGTCGTCGATTGAGGCGCGGATCGGCAAGGCGCTTTATCAGCGTCGTTTCGCCTGGCAGTTGAGCAAATGGCAGTCAGACGAGGTGCAGGCGCTGCCACTGGCACCGGTGGAGAGCATCGAGAGCATCAAGGTGATCTCGCGTTCCGGGGTGGAGACGGTGCTGGACAGTGACAGATATGTGCTGCGCAGCGACACCCACCGGCCCGATATTCTGGGCCTTGGCGGGGCGTTGCCCTCGCCGTCCCAGGGCGGGACGATCGAGATTGAATTCACCGCCGGTTACAGCGCGGACTGGTCCGGCGTGCCGGCGGATCTGCGTCAGGCGGTGATGATACAGGCAGCCGAGTTTTATGGCGGCCGGGCCGATCATGACACCGGGTTGCCCTTTGCCGTGACAGTGCTGATCGAGCCTTATCGCGCGATCCGCCTGCGGGGGGGCACGACATGA
- a CDS encoding phage major capsid protein, with protein MTETETKSGAGGGVSASQGPAADVKMALDGFLSEFSQFQDDMTAKFHKQEERISMLNSKTMTHSRPALSAAVDEGAPHKKAMSTYLRCGDDDALRGLELEGKALNVAVNAEGGFLVDPQTAEQIQGVLRASSSLRSVANVVNVEATSFDVLVDHTDIGAGWATEDDAQAETDTPQIERIAIPLHELSALPKASQRLLDDSAFDIESWLADRIADKFSRAEAMAFISGDGTDKPTGFLSHPNIDNEGWNWGKLGYVLTGTDGDFDATNPADAVVDLVYALGARYRANASFVMNSKTAGAVRKMKDADGRFLWSDGLAVGEPARLMGYPVLIAEDMPDIAADAMAIAFGDFNAGYTIAERPDLRVLRDPFSAKPHVLFYATKRVGGDVSDFAAIKLLKFGSL; from the coding sequence ATGACCGAGACCGAGACCAAGTCCGGGGCCGGGGGTGGTGTGTCTGCCAGCCAGGGTCCGGCGGCTGATGTGAAGATGGCCCTTGACGGGTTTCTGAGCGAATTCAGCCAGTTCCAGGACGACATGACTGCAAAATTTCATAAACAGGAAGAGCGTATTTCGATGCTGAACAGCAAGACCATGACCCATTCCCGCCCGGCCTTGTCGGCGGCTGTTGACGAGGGCGCGCCACATAAAAAGGCGATGTCCACCTATCTGCGCTGCGGCGATGACGACGCGTTGCGCGGCCTTGAACTGGAGGGCAAGGCACTGAACGTGGCGGTCAATGCGGAAGGCGGGTTTCTGGTGGACCCGCAGACCGCCGAGCAGATTCAGGGCGTGTTGCGCGCCTCCTCTTCCCTGCGGTCGGTGGCCAATGTGGTGAATGTGGAGGCCACATCGTTTGATGTGCTGGTGGACCATACCGATATCGGGGCGGGCTGGGCGACAGAGGATGATGCCCAGGCCGAGACCGATACGCCGCAGATCGAGCGCATCGCGATCCCGCTGCATGAATTGTCGGCCCTGCCGAAAGCGTCACAACGGTTGCTGGATGACAGCGCGTTTGACATTGAAAGCTGGCTGGCCGACCGGATCGCCGACAAGTTCAGCCGGGCCGAGGCGATGGCGTTCATCTCGGGCGACGGTACGGATAAACCGACCGGGTTTCTGAGCCATCCGAATATCGACAATGAAGGCTGGAACTGGGGCAAGCTTGGCTATGTGCTGACCGGCACTGACGGTGATTTCGATGCCACGAACCCGGCAGATGCGGTGGTTGATCTGGTTTATGCGCTTGGCGCCCGATATCGTGCGAATGCGTCCTTTGTGATGAACTCGAAAACCGCAGGCGCCGTGCGCAAGATGAAAGATGCCGATGGCCGGTTCCTGTGGTCCGACGGTCTGGCGGTGGGGGAACCTGCACGGCTGATGGGGTATCCGGTGCTGATCGCCGAGGATATGCCCGATATTGCCGCCGATGCGATGGCCATCGCCTTTGGTGATTTCAACGCAGGCTACACGATTGCCGAACGTCCGGACCTGCGGGTGTTGCGTGATCCGTTCAGCGCCAAACCCCATGTGTTGTTCTATGCCACCAAGCGTGTGGGCGGGGATGTCAGCGATTTTGCGGCAATCAAATTGCTGAAATTCGGATCGCTCTGA
- a CDS encoding acyl carrier protein, whose protein sequence is MSDIADRVKKIVVEHLSVEEDKVTENASFIDDLGADSLDTVELVMAFEEEFGIEIPDDAAETIQTFGDAVKFIKDAS, encoded by the coding sequence ATGAGCGACATCGCAGATCGCGTTAAGAAAATCGTCGTTGAGCACCTGAGTGTGGAAGAGGACAAAGTGACCGAGAATGCCTCGTTCATTGACGACCTGGGCGCAGATTCGCTCGACACTGTTGAACTGGTGATGGCGTTTGAAGAAGAATTCGGCATCGAAATTCCCGATGATGCGGCTGAGACGATCCAGACTTTTGGCGACGCGGTGAAGTTCATCAAGGACGCCTCGTAA
- the fabD gene encoding ACP S-malonyltransferase: MTRAFIFPGQGAQTIGMGHDLAQAYPAAKAVFDEVDDALGERLSTLIWEGEIDTLTLTRNAQPALMATSMAAMAALKSEGVAVTEAAFVAGHSLGEYSALCAAGSISLADTARLLRRRGEAMQEAVPMGEGAMAALLGLDFEAAVAVAEEAADGQVCQAANDNDPAQVVVSGHRAAVMRAVEIAKVAGAKRAILLPVSAPFHCALMEPAAKVMADALSHVDVEEPVVPLVGNVTARSERSKMLIRNNLVDQVTGSVRWRESVLWMGENGVTETWEIGAGKALTGMVRRINREIATCAVGTADDVKAAAASLGA, encoded by the coding sequence ATGACCCGAGCCTTTATTTTCCCCGGTCAGGGCGCGCAGACCATTGGCATGGGCCATGACCTGGCCCAGGCCTATCCGGCGGCCAAAGCGGTGTTTGACGAGGTCGATGACGCTTTGGGTGAACGCCTGAGCACGCTGATCTGGGAGGGAGAGATCGACACGCTGACCCTGACCCGCAATGCGCAGCCTGCGCTGATGGCAACCTCGATGGCGGCGATGGCGGCGCTGAAATCCGAAGGGGTCGCGGTGACCGAGGCCGCGTTTGTCGCGGGCCATTCGCTTGGCGAATATTCGGCGCTTTGCGCGGCGGGGTCGATATCGCTGGCCGATACCGCCCGGTTGCTGCGCCGCCGGGGCGAGGCGATGCAGGAGGCCGTGCCCATGGGAGAGGGGGCGATGGCGGCCCTGCTGGGGCTGGATTTCGAGGCGGCGGTGGCCGTGGCGGAAGAGGCGGCGGACGGCCAGGTTTGTCAGGCGGCAAATGACAATGATCCGGCGCAGGTTGTGGTGTCCGGCCACCGGGCGGCGGTGATGCGCGCGGTGGAGATTGCCAAGGTTGCGGGCGCGAAGCGGGCGATACTGCTGCCGGTCAGCGCCCCGTTCCATTGCGCGTTGATGGAACCGGCGGCCAAAGTCATGGCCGACGCGTTGAGCCATGTGGATGTGGAAGAACCGGTGGTGCCGCTGGTGGGCAATGTCACGGCGCGGTCGGAACGCTCTAAAATGCTGATCAGGAACAATCTGGTGGATCAGGTTACCGGATCGGTGCGCTGGCGTGAAAGCGTGTTGTGGATGGGCGAAAACGGTGTGACCGAGACCTGGGAAATTGGCGCGGGCAAGGCCCTGACGGGTATGGTGCGGCGGATCAACCGGGAGATTGCAACCTGTGCCGTGGGCACAGCCGATGATGTAAAGGCGGCTGCGGCGAGCCTGGGGGCGTAG
- a CDS encoding phage portal protein, giving the protein MVLEFLKRGVSGMPEAKASATGRVMAWAGTGRVAWSPRDTVSLTRTGFQGNPVGYRSVTLIAEAAAALPVICQDAERRYDMHPVLGLLARPNAGQGRSALMEALYAQLMLSGNGYVEAVAPEPGMPAELHVLRSDRMRLIPGVDGWPVAYEYTVGAKTHRFAPELICHIRNFHPQDDHYGLAPLQAAATAIDVHNAASRWSKSLLDNAARPSGAIVYRGVDGAGGMSQEQFDRLQEEMEAHHQGARNAGRPMLLEGGLDWKPMGFSPSDMEFQKTKEAAAREIALAFGVPPMLLGIPGDATYANYAEANRAFYRLTVLPLAAKVLAQLAHWLSGFAGEVVDLRPDLDQVPALSSERDAQWRRVAEAAFLTQAEKRSMLGLPKLAEDA; this is encoded by the coding sequence ATGGTGTTGGAGTTCTTGAAACGGGGGGTGTCTGGGATGCCGGAGGCCAAAGCCTCGGCCACGGGGCGGGTGATGGCCTGGGCGGGCACCGGGCGCGTGGCCTGGAGCCCGCGCGACACGGTATCGCTGACCCGTACGGGGTTTCAGGGGAACCCGGTCGGCTATCGGTCTGTAACGCTGATTGCCGAGGCGGCGGCGGCTTTGCCGGTGATCTGCCAGGATGCGGAGCGACGCTATGACATGCATCCGGTTCTGGGGTTGCTGGCGCGGCCCAATGCAGGGCAGGGGCGCAGCGCGCTGATGGAGGCGCTCTATGCGCAGCTGATGCTGTCGGGCAATGGCTATGTGGAGGCGGTGGCGCCGGAGCCGGGCATGCCTGCGGAGTTGCATGTGTTGCGGTCCGACCGGATGCGCCTGATCCCCGGTGTGGATGGCTGGCCCGTGGCCTATGAATATACGGTAGGGGCAAAGACCCACCGGTTTGCGCCGGAGCTGATTTGCCATATCCGCAATTTCCACCCGCAGGATGACCATTACGGGCTGGCGCCGTTGCAGGCGGCGGCAACGGCGATTGATGTGCATAATGCGGCCTCTCGCTGGTCGAAATCCCTGCTGGACAATGCGGCGCGGCCTTCGGGCGCGATTGTCTATCGTGGTGTCGATGGGGCGGGCGGGATGAGCCAGGAGCAGTTCGACCGGTTGCAGGAGGAGATGGAGGCGCATCATCAGGGCGCGCGCAATGCGGGCCGCCCGATGCTGCTGGAAGGCGGGCTGGACTGGAAACCGATGGGGTTTTCGCCCTCGGATATGGAGTTTCAGAAGACCAAGGAGGCGGCCGCGCGGGAGATTGCGCTCGCCTTTGGTGTGCCGCCGATGTTGCTGGGCATTCCGGGTGACGCGACCTATGCGAATTATGCGGAAGCCAACCGGGCGTTTTACCGGCTGACGGTGCTGCCGCTGGCGGCCAAGGTGCTGGCGCAACTGGCCCATTGGCTGTCGGGATTTGCCGGTGAGGTGGTTGATCTGAGGCCGGATCTGGATCAGGTGCCGGCGCTGTCATCGGAGCGGGATGCGCAATGGCGCCGCGTGGCCGAGGCCGCGTTTCTGACCCAGGCCGAGAAGCGATCAATGCTGGGTCTGCCGAAACTGGCGGAGGATGCATGA
- a CDS encoding head-tail adaptor protein — MSAGPHLSRRLRLEGPARAPDGAGGFVEVWEHLGIIWAEVAPRTGRDDATISRLGLRITVRAAPQGAPSRPTPQQRFVDGTRIYRIEAVTETDPEGRYLTCYASEEAGA; from the coding sequence ATGAGCGCGGGCCCTCATCTGTCGCGCCGCCTGCGTCTGGAGGGGCCTGCACGCGCGCCCGATGGCGCAGGCGGGTTCGTTGAGGTCTGGGAGCATCTGGGGATCATCTGGGCCGAAGTGGCACCGCGCACGGGCCGTGATGACGCGACAATCTCGCGTCTGGGCCTGCGGATCACAGTGCGGGCCGCGCCGCAGGGGGCGCCCTCGCGGCCCACGCCGCAACAGCGGTTCGTGGATGGCACGCGGATTTACCGGATTGAAGCGGTGACCGAGACCGACCCGGAGGGCCGGTATCTGACCTGCTATGCCAGTGAGGAGGCGGGCGCATGA
- the rpsF gene encoding 30S ribosomal protein S6: protein MPLYEHVMIARQDLSNTQAEGLIEHFGTVLTDNGGNLVDHEYWGIKTMAYKINKNRKGHYAYMRSDAPAPAVQEMERLMRLHDDVMRVLTIKVDEHAELPSVQMQKRDDRGDRRERR, encoded by the coding sequence ATGCCGCTTTATGAGCATGTGATGATTGCGCGTCAGGATCTGTCCAACACGCAAGCCGAAGGCCTGATCGAACATTTTGGCACCGTGCTGACCGATAATGGCGGCAACCTCGTGGATCACGAGTATTGGGGCATCAAGACCATGGCCTACAAGATCAACAAGAACCGCAAGGGCCATTACGCCTATATGCGCAGCGACGCCCCCGCGCCCGCCGTGCAGGAAATGGAACGCCTGATGCGTCTGCATGATGACGTAATGCGGGTTCTGACCATCAAGGTCGATGAACATGCCGAGCTGCCCTCGGTCCAGATGCAGAAACGTGACGACCGTGGCGACCGCCGCGAACGTCGCTGA
- the rpsR gene encoding 30S ribosomal protein S18 yields MAAKPFFRRRKSDPFEGDNAPKIDYKDTRLLQRYISERGKIVPSRITAVGAKNQRKLAQAIKRARFLALLPYAVK; encoded by the coding sequence ATGGCTGCCAAACCATTTTTCCGTCGTCGCAAATCTGACCCGTTTGAGGGCGATAACGCGCCGAAGATCGACTATAAAGACACCCGCCTTCTGCAACGCTACATCTCTGAGCGTGGCAAGATCGTGCCGTCGCGCATCACCGCTGTCGGTGCCAAGAACCAGCGCAAACTGGCCCAGGCCATCAAGCGCGCCCGGTTTCTGGCATTGCTGCCCTACGCCGTGAAATAA
- the fabF gene encoding beta-ketoacyl-ACP synthase II, whose amino-acid sequence MRRVVVTGLGLVTPLACGVEESWSRLLAGQSGAGTITKFDTTGFATTYACEVPRGDGSDGTFNPDDWMEPKEQRKVDEFILYGMAAAQQAVEDAGWTPEGREDQIRTGVMIGSGIGGLNSIADTSIVLNERGPRRVSPFFVPGALINLVSGQVSIRYGFKGPNHAVVTACSTGAHAIGDAARLIMLDDADVMIAGGAESPIGAIGVAGFNACKALSTKRGDTPEAASRPWDADSDGFVMGEGAGVVVLEEYEHAMARGAKIYAEILGYGLSGDAHHITAPPPDHEGAERAMRAALKRAGLQPSDVDYVNAHGTSTMADTIELAAVERLMGDHAADLLMSSTKSATGHLLGAAGAIEAIFSILALRDQVVPPTINLDNVAAETQINLCANAKVEGEINVVQSNSFGFGGTNACLIMGKV is encoded by the coding sequence ATGCGTCGTGTTGTTGTTACCGGGCTGGGCCTGGTTACGCCATTGGCATGCGGGGTCGAGGAAAGCTGGTCACGTTTGCTGGCCGGGCAATCGGGCGCCGGGACCATCACCAAATTTGACACGACCGGTTTTGCCACGACCTATGCCTGTGAGGTGCCGCGCGGCGATGGGTCGGACGGAACATTCAACCCCGATGACTGGATGGAGCCGAAAGAGCAGCGCAAGGTGGATGAGTTCATCCTCTATGGCATGGCGGCGGCGCAACAGGCGGTGGAAGATGCGGGCTGGACCCCCGAGGGGCGCGAGGATCAGATCCGCACCGGGGTGATGATCGGTTCCGGCATCGGCGGGCTGAATTCGATTGCCGATACCTCGATTGTGCTGAACGAGCGCGGGCCACGGCGGGTATCGCCGTTCTTTGTGCCCGGCGCGCTGATCAATCTGGTCTCGGGGCAGGTGAGCATCCGCTACGGGTTCAAGGGGCCGAACCATGCGGTGGTGACCGCCTGTTCCACCGGCGCCCATGCGATTGGTGACGCGGCGCGGCTGATCATGCTGGATGATGCGGATGTGATGATTGCCGGGGGCGCCGAAAGCCCGATCGGGGCGATCGGTGTGGCCGGGTTCAATGCCTGCAAGGCGTTGAGCACCAAGCGCGGCGATACGCCGGAGGCGGCGAGCCGGCCCTGGGACGCGGATAGCGACGGGTTTGTCATGGGCGAGGGCGCCGGTGTGGTCGTGCTGGAGGAATATGAGCATGCCATGGCCCGGGGTGCGAAGATCTATGCCGAGATACTGGGTTATGGCCTGTCGGGGGATGCCCATCACATCACCGCGCCACCGCCGGATCATGAAGGTGCCGAGCGGGCGATGCGCGCGGCGCTGAAACGGGCCGGGCTACAGCCATCGGATGTGGATTACGTGAATGCCCATGGCACCTCGACCATGGCCGATACGATTGAACTGGCGGCGGTTGAGCGGCTGATGGGGGATCATGCGGCGGATCTGCTGATGTCCTCCACCAAATCGGCCACCGGGCATCTGCTGGGCGCGGCCGGGGCGATCGAGGCGATCTTTTCGATCCTGGCGCTGCGTGATCAGGTGGTGCCGCCGACCATCAATCTGGATAATGTGGCGGCTGAAACGCAGATCAACCTGTGTGCCAATGCCAAGGTCGAGGGGGAGATCAATGTGGTTCAGTCGAACTCTTTCGGGTTCGGCGGGACCAATGCCTGTCTGATCATGGGGAAAGTCTGA
- a CDS encoding HK97 family phage prohead protease, with amino-acid sequence MTALSEAGLETKFCQFDEALVVTEGHRIEGYASLFGACDQGGDVVQAGAYGRSLNALKSAGRSVKMLWQHDPAQPIGIWDEVREDGTGLWVKGRLLDSTQKGREAAALIEAGAIDGLSIGYRTVRATKDGQGRRLLSEVELWEVSLVTFPMLPQARVDAQMATEAKGDILQDLATVFQDARRKLAAR; translated from the coding sequence ATGACAGCATTAAGTGAGGCAGGGCTTGAGACCAAGTTCTGCCAGTTCGACGAGGCGCTTGTCGTCACCGAGGGCCACAGGATCGAGGGCTATGCAAGCCTGTTCGGGGCCTGTGATCAGGGCGGTGATGTGGTGCAGGCGGGGGCCTATGGGCGCAGCCTGAATGCCCTGAAGAGCGCCGGGCGTTCGGTGAAAATGCTCTGGCAGCATGACCCGGCACAACCCATCGGGATCTGGGATGAGGTGCGCGAGGATGGCACCGGCCTGTGGGTCAAGGGCCGGCTGCTGGACAGTACCCAGAAGGGCCGCGAGGCCGCTGCATTGATCGAGGCGGGCGCGATTGACGGGCTGAGCATCGGCTATCGCACGGTGCGGGCAACGAAGGACGGGCAGGGGCGCAGGCTTCTGTCGGAGGTGGAGCTTTGGGAAGTGTCGCTTGTGACCTTCCCGATGCTGCCACAGGCACGGGTGGATGCCCAAATGGCCACAGAGGCCAAGGGCGACATCCTGCAAGACCTGGCGACGGTGTTTCAGGACGCCCGCCGTAAACTGGCGGCGCGCTAA
- a CDS encoding DNA-packaging protein — protein MERFLAGLSDAALAALPYVFDVWALPHQLPPEGDWRSWVILGGRGAGKTRAGAEWVRAMVEGGTPEAPGRARRVALVGETYDQALAVMVKGESGILACSPPDRCPRWVAGERLLIWPNGAEARLYSAHDPEALRGPQFDAAWVDELAKWKRAEETWDMLQFGLRLGRHPQQVVTTTPRNLGVLKDLLARDSTVMTHAPTEANRAYLAPSFLEDVRERYGQTRLGRQELDGELLEDVEGALWRRADLDAGRVDQVPEGAGVIVAVDPPVTGHDGSDACGIVVVAVMRDGPPETWRAVVLEDCSVRAATPQGWAEVASAAYHRHRAERMVAEVNQGGDLVETIMRQTDPLINYRAVRASRGKVARAEPVAALYEQGRVAHLGVLSALEDEMCRMALTGFEGRGSPDRVDALVWALTDGMLVPARAYRNPKLRVL, from the coding sequence GTGGAGAGATTTCTGGCGGGGTTGAGTGACGCGGCCCTTGCGGCTTTGCCTTATGTGTTTGACGTCTGGGCGCTGCCGCATCAATTGCCGCCGGAGGGGGATTGGCGGAGCTGGGTCATTCTGGGCGGTCGCGGCGCGGGGAAAACCCGCGCCGGGGCGGAATGGGTGCGGGCCATGGTGGAAGGCGGCACGCCCGAGGCGCCGGGACGGGCGCGACGGGTGGCGCTGGTGGGGGAGACCTATGATCAGGCATTGGCGGTGATGGTGAAGGGGGAGAGCGGGATACTTGCCTGTTCTCCCCCCGACCGTTGCCCGCGCTGGGTGGCGGGTGAGCGGTTGCTGATCTGGCCGAACGGGGCGGAGGCGCGGCTGTATTCCGCCCATGACCCGGAGGCGTTGCGCGGGCCGCAATTCGATGCGGCCTGGGTGGATGAGCTGGCGAAGTGGAAACGGGCGGAAGAGACCTGGGACATGTTGCAATTCGGGCTGCGGCTGGGCCGTCATCCGCAGCAGGTTGTGACGACGACCCCCCGCAATCTGGGGGTTCTGAAGGATTTGCTTGCGCGTGACAGCACGGTGATGACCCATGCGCCGACAGAGGCGAACCGGGCCTATCTGGCGCCGTCTTTTCTGGAGGATGTGCGGGAGCGGTATGGGCAAACGCGGCTGGGGCGGCAGGAGCTGGATGGCGAATTGCTGGAAGATGTGGAGGGCGCCCTGTGGCGCCGGGCCGATCTGGATGCCGGGCGTGTGGATCAGGTGCCGGAGGGTGCGGGCGTGATTGTGGCGGTGGACCCGCCGGTGACCGGGCATGACGGGTCTGATGCCTGCGGGATCGTGGTGGTGGCCGTGATGCGGGACGGGCCGCCGGAGACATGGCGCGCGGTGGTTCTTGAGGATTGTTCGGTCCGGGCGGCAACGCCGCAGGGTTGGGCGGAAGTGGCCAGCGCCGCATATCACCGGCACCGGGCCGAGCGCATGGTGGCGGAGGTCAATCAGGGCGGTGATCTGGTCGAGACGATCATGCGGCAGACCGATCCGCTGATCAATTACCGGGCGGTCCGGGCGTCGCGGGGCAAGGTTGCGCGGGCCGAGCCGGTGGCGGCGCTCTATGAACAGGGGCGGGTGGCGCATCTGGGGGTCTTGAGCGCGTTGGAAGACGAGATGTGCCGGATGGCCCTGACCGGGTTTGAGGGCCGCGGCAGCCCGGACCGGGTGGATGCGCTGGTCTGGGCGCTGACCGACGGGATGCTGGTGCCCGCGCGCGCCTATCGCAACCCGAAGCTGCGGGTGCTTTAG
- the fabG gene encoding 3-oxoacyl-[acyl-carrier-protein] reductase has translation MFDLTGKTALVTGASGGIGADIARHLHGAGATVGLSGTQVAPLEELAAELAERAHVLPCNLSDADAVEALPKQAIAEMGSVDILVNNAGITRDNLFMRMSDEDWASVLEVNLTSTMRLCRGVLRGMMKARWGRIVNISSVVGATGNPGQGNYAASKAGMVGMSKSLAYEVASRGITVNAVAPGFIETAMTGKLTEDQKGKILTQIPTGRMGTPAEIAAAVLYLASAEAGYVTGTVLHVNGGMAML, from the coding sequence ATGTTCGATTTGACAGGAAAAACCGCGCTGGTGACCGGGGCGTCCGGTGGGATCGGGGCCGATATCGCGCGTCATCTGCATGGGGCGGGTGCCACGGTCGGCCTCAGCGGAACCCAGGTGGCGCCCCTGGAGGAGCTGGCCGCTGAACTGGCAGAGCGGGCGCATGTGCTGCCCTGCAACCTCAGCGATGCGGATGCGGTGGAGGCCCTTCCAAAACAAGCCATTGCCGAGATGGGGTCAGTGGATATCCTTGTGAATAACGCAGGGATAACGCGGGATAACCTGTTCATGCGCATGTCTGACGAGGACTGGGCCAGCGTGCTGGAGGTGAACCTGACCTCGACCATGCGACTGTGCCGGGGGGTGTTGCGCGGAATGATGAAAGCCCGCTGGGGGCGGATTGTGAATATCAGTTCGGTTGTGGGGGCCACGGGCAACCCGGGGCAGGGCAATTATGCCGCCTCGAAGGCCGGAATGGTGGGCATGTCGAAATCGCTTGCCTATGAGGTGGCCTCGCGCGGGATCACGGTGAATGCGGTGGCACCGGGTTTCATCGAAACGGCGATGACCGGGAAACTGACAGAAGATCAGAAAGGCAAGATTCTGACGCAGATCCCGACGGGACGGATGGGGACACCGGCGGAGATTGCGGCAGCGGTGTTGTATCTGGCAAGTGCCGAGGCCGGATATGTCACCGGAACCGTGCTGCATGTGAATGGCGGAATGGCGATGTTGTGA
- the mltG gene encoding endolytic transglycosylase MltG: MWKHIAANGLSFLIVGFIAFAGVIGWGQRTFTSEGPLDQAIFFEVARGASLRTVSENLSEEGAISSAMIFRLGADYTDQAGALRFGNYEIPAGASMVDILDILTSGGASTFRYTATFVLENQGSGEIRLRERVPGTGEIIDLARFAYEEEVPEIYRELTAGDAGVVYRISVPEGLTNWQIVEGLTQAEFLSGEVSEQPAEGMLAPDTYEVARGADRQGLLDRMQAAQEDILALAWAERADDVPLDTPEEALILASIIEKETSVPGERGAVASVFENRLNRGMRLQTDPTVIYGVTNGRGVLGRGIRQSELRDDNPWNTYVIDGLPATPIANPGRAAIAAAVNPDETDFVFFVADGSGGHAFAETLEEHNENVARWRQIEAEQGAAETE; encoded by the coding sequence ATGTGGAAACACATCGCGGCCAACGGGCTGAGCTTTCTGATTGTCGGGTTTATCGCCTTTGCCGGGGTCATCGGCTGGGGCCAGCGGACATTTACAAGCGAAGGCCCGCTGGATCAGGCGATTTTCTTTGAAGTGGCGCGGGGGGCGAGCCTGCGGACGGTTTCGGAAAACCTGTCGGAAGAGGGGGCGATTTCGAGCGCGATGATCTTTCGCCTTGGAGCGGATTACACCGATCAGGCGGGCGCCTTGCGGTTTGGGAATTACGAAATTCCGGCGGGGGCCTCGATGGTGGATATTCTGGATATCCTGACCTCGGGCGGGGCCTCGACCTTCCGTTACACGGCCACATTCGTACTGGAAAATCAGGGATCGGGGGAGATCCGCCTGCGGGAGCGTGTGCCGGGGACCGGCGAGATTATCGACCTGGCGCGGTTCGCCTATGAGGAGGAGGTGCCGGAGATTTACCGGGAGCTGACAGCCGGGGATGCGGGCGTGGTGTATCGCATTTCGGTGCCCGAGGGCCTGACCAACTGGCAGATTGTCGAGGGTCTGACCCAGGCGGAATTTCTGAGCGGAGAGGTGTCTGAGCAACCGGCCGAAGGGATGCTGGCGCCCGATACCTATGAGGTGGCCCGGGGCGCCGACCGGCAGGGTTTGCTGGACCGGATGCAGGCGGCGCAGGAGGATATTCTGGCCCTGGCCTGGGCGGAGCGGGCCGATGATGTGCCGCTGGATACGCCGGAAGAGGCGCTGATACTGGCCTCGATCATCGAGAAAGAGACGTCGGTGCCCGGAGAACGGGGCGCTGTGGCCAGTGTGTTCGAGAATCGGCTGAACCGGGGGATGCGGTTGCAGACCGATCCGACGGTGATTTACGGGGTCACAAACGGGCGCGGTGTGTTGGGGCGCGGCATCCGGCAAAGCGAATTGCGCGATGACAACCCCTGGAACACCTATGTGATTGACGGGCTGCCCGCGACGCCGATCGCGAACCCGGGGCGGGCGGCAATCGCGGCGGCGGTGAACCCGGATGAGACGGATTTCGTGTTCTTCGTGGCCGATGGGAGCGGCGGGCATGCCTTTGCCGAAACCCTTGAGGAACATAATGAAAATGTTGCCCGTTGGCGGCAGATCGAGGCCGAGCAGGGGGCGGCCGAGACCGAGTGA